The sequence TTTATATATTTAATTTCGCTCAAACTAATAATTTCATCTGAATTTTCAAATGCTTTTATTAATCTTTCTACATTAGATTTTATCATAATTCCCTGTTCTAAATTTGAATAAATTTTCCATAAAGCATATGATTCTGATATTGATTTATTCCAACAAGAAATACAATTAATTTGTTTGAATTTTTCAGATAAATTTATCCGTTCGTTTAAATAATCATTTAATTTTATTTCATCAACATTTTCATCAGGAGGTAAATGGTTTAAAATCGATAAATACCAATCTTTAAATTGTTCTTTACTGTTTTTTGGAAAAGTTCCTTCTAATTTATCTTCTAACTTATCCAAACGACAAAAAAATATAGATTCCGTCTGAATTAATGATAAAAATTTAGATAAATCAACATACTTAGAAATTGAATAATTCATCTGTGGATAAAAAACAGGTGCAGAATTATCATTAGGCTTATCTATAGGCATACTATTTTATTTAGAATTAAGAATTAAATATAATATTAAAAAAATATTAAATAAAAAAAT comes from Flavobacterium sp. I3-2 and encodes:
- a CDS encoding DUF2971 domain-containing protein, with the translated sequence MPIDKPNDNSAPVFYPQMNYSISKYVDLSKFLSLIQTESIFFCRLDKLEDKLEGTFPKNSKEQFKDWYLSILNHLPPDENVDEIKLNDYLNERINLSEKFKQINCISCWNKSISESYALWKIYSNLEQGIMIKSNVERLIKAFENSDEIISLSEIKYINHEIDIIPTGNLNYPIIHKNIAYSYEQEIRLIHQVTMDDGYFHNWNCELNVNGKYLKVDINELIEEIIISPFAPKWFFDIIEDILIKYNLKKTIKYSVLK